One Obesumbacterium proteus DNA window includes the following coding sequences:
- a CDS encoding helix-turn-helix transcriptional regulator, producing the protein MINVFFDDKNEYYKFGLLGLLHEIIERHTDQKIHLLGSGQKLSRADIIIRAYPAGAETLCHPELIERKSGSLLVGIYEGDIQTLNSSLMPHCFDNAIFIHRTEPTKRLVNRILFAWMRAKVKIDGKLGCRKGCRDCKSVELSLQEIKIISYISQGFTIARIANILGLSVKTVSAHKRRVMRKFNIKSNVELITLCKVTLQITNQSKVCFIP; encoded by the coding sequence GTGATAAACGTATTTTTTGATGATAAGAATGAATATTATAAATTTGGGCTGTTAGGGCTATTGCATGAAATTATAGAACGCCATACCGATCAAAAAATACATCTCTTAGGCTCAGGGCAGAAATTATCGCGAGCTGATATTATTATTCGCGCCTATCCCGCAGGGGCAGAGACGCTATGTCACCCAGAGTTGATTGAACGTAAGTCTGGAAGCTTATTAGTGGGAATTTATGAAGGGGATATACAGACGTTAAACTCATCCTTAATGCCGCACTGTTTTGATAATGCGATTTTTATTCATCGAACAGAGCCAACAAAGCGTTTGGTGAATCGAATTCTGTTTGCATGGATGCGTGCTAAGGTGAAGATTGATGGAAAACTCGGCTGCCGGAAAGGGTGTCGTGATTGCAAATCGGTGGAGCTCTCGCTGCAAGAAATCAAGATTATTAGCTATATCTCTCAAGGCTTCACCATTGCGCGTATTGCGAATATTTTGGGCCTCAGCGTTAAAACGGTGAGTGCACATAAGCGTCGCGTGATGCGAAAATTTAATATTAAAAGCAACGTAGAATTAATTACGCTGTGCAAAGTAACGCTGCAAATAACTAATCAGTCTAAAGTGTGCTTTATTCCTTAG
- a CDS encoding aldehyde dehydrogenase family protein, whose amino-acid sequence MDQKEIEQVVKAVLAGIASAPAVTASAPNTTDTHVYGAGVFASLDDAISAAKAAVAGLKTVSMRKIAVDAIRHAAEKHAQVLAEMAVAETGMGRVEDKFAKNVAQARGTPGVECLAPQVLTGDNGLTLIENAPWGVVASVTPSTNPAATVINNAISMISAGNSVVFAPHPAAKKVSQKTISLLNEAVVAAGGPANLMVTVANPDIDTAQRLFKYPGIGLLVVTGGEAVVESARKHTNKRLIAAGAGNPPVVVDETADIPRAARAIVHGASFDNNIICADEKVLIVVDSVADQLLAEMKLQHAVLLSSAQVEQLMPLLLKNIDEHGKGTVCRDWVGRDAAKIAAAIGLEVDAKTRLLLAETSSSHPFAVTEMMMPVLPVIRVGNVEQAIALAVKLEGGCHHTAAMHSRHIENLNQMANAIDTSIFVKNGPCIAGLGLGGEGWTSMTITTPTGEGVTSARTFVRLRRCVLVDTFRIV is encoded by the coding sequence ATGGATCAGAAAGAAATCGAACAAGTGGTGAAGGCGGTACTCGCTGGAATAGCGTCAGCTCCGGCGGTAACGGCTTCGGCACCTAACACAACCGATACGCACGTGTACGGCGCAGGCGTTTTCGCCTCGCTGGATGACGCGATTTCCGCTGCCAAAGCGGCCGTTGCGGGCCTTAAAACCGTGAGTATGCGCAAAATCGCGGTGGACGCTATTCGCCACGCGGCGGAAAAACACGCGCAGGTGTTGGCAGAAATGGCCGTGGCTGAAACAGGCATGGGACGCGTTGAAGATAAATTCGCTAAAAACGTGGCTCAGGCTCGCGGCACACCGGGCGTGGAATGCTTAGCGCCGCAGGTGCTGACCGGTGATAACGGTTTAACGCTGATTGAAAATGCGCCGTGGGGCGTGGTGGCCTCCGTTACGCCATCCACCAATCCGGCAGCAACGGTGATCAACAACGCGATCAGCATGATCTCTGCGGGCAACAGCGTGGTTTTCGCGCCGCATCCGGCGGCAAAAAAAGTCTCACAGAAAACCATCTCGCTATTAAATGAAGCGGTGGTGGCCGCAGGCGGTCCAGCCAACCTGATGGTGACCGTCGCCAATCCAGATATTGACACCGCGCAGCGCCTGTTTAAATACCCGGGCATCGGTTTGCTGGTGGTGACCGGCGGCGAAGCCGTGGTGGAGTCGGCGCGCAAACATACCAACAAACGTTTGATCGCCGCAGGTGCGGGTAATCCACCGGTCGTCGTAGACGAAACGGCTGATATTCCTCGTGCGGCACGCGCTATCGTGCACGGTGCTTCTTTTGATAACAACATCATCTGCGCCGATGAAAAAGTGCTGATCGTCGTCGACAGCGTGGCCGACCAACTGCTGGCCGAAATGAAGCTTCAACATGCGGTGTTACTCAGTTCGGCACAGGTGGAACAGCTAATGCCTCTGCTGCTGAAAAATATCGATGAGCATGGCAAAGGAACAGTTTGCCGTGACTGGGTTGGCCGCGACGCTGCCAAAATTGCCGCCGCGATTGGGCTGGAAGTGGATGCTAAAACGCGTCTGCTGCTTGCCGAAACCTCGTCTTCACATCCTTTTGCCGTCACAGAAATGATGATGCCGGTACTGCCTGTGATCCGCGTGGGCAACGTCGAACAGGCGATTGCGCTGGCGGTGAAATTGGAAGGCGGCTGTCACCACACGGCGGCGATGCATTCCCGTCACATTGAAAATCTCAACCAGATGGCCAATGCCATTGATACCAGCATTTTTGTCAAAAACGGGCCTTGCATCGCGGGGCTGGGGCTTGGCGGTGAAGGCTGGACGTCAATGACGATTACCACGCCAACCGGTGAGGGTGTGACTTCCGCCAGAACCTTTGTCCGTCTGCGCCGCTGCGTGCTGGTGGATACATTCCGCATCGTATAA
- a CDS encoding TcfC E-set like domain-containing protein: MNNKITASIVILGVGFSCAFTPLMASSIPLPAGFEDIFNAKQSGVLDIIYADSSIGSIGVEFDQNDVLLMSPQVIVDQITAVDMPALSVSAAELLKKLSVPLRRVNKQGFSQDEIVATVNESDASVHLIFPASLFKAGDKAYDKTYIPHRSLAGFVHSHNLNYLSDTYGDSLSLSSNDTLNLTGNSYVKGAWSYSKEIDFNLDELALYLEHENTRFKAGRQRLSDNLVSSTPSVTYSFFNPVSFDGISLGYMTDNYLNPGDGAASPVTVYLPQAGTVEVYRNGRLIDLQQFPAGLQHLKTEGWPSGGYDVLLVSKLVNGSREEKLQPFLKRNGSFRSGDLEYVVQLGRYDDHQGQFSSNRYTCRRCDKDDTDPNQNGSPSHFADISLGYTTNSVVSLGTGFLLDNEDGYANASLDLPINSWFAERLYADGVMGGDGSTGYQVGLMKNLYALSMNLSYRDNRFKGDEQDYHRYGLVPAYDFEYLQFGANTFLPWNIGLGVNFGLNTLYQDYGRQNKTEFESWDVNLNRDFTLSDYLNLRVDVGYHRGMNELVNRYSHNSTTEDKIFAQFTLGMRERSYNHYQSLYLRSRMSDEGGDQNIYSADYSLNLDNPEFDRGGKYAVNASVNHGPNSENNSGAGIVMDNDYGYTSVGVSKSFGNNSYSQQYLSQRSGFAIGDGEFGYGKVDNTAALIVDASSLPEDQYFEVRNRSNEPVVVEGGKKTTLTIQPYQKISPKAEQVYTTDTNAFYNLSTQSSSTWAMPGQVYHVKVNATKNQTVTGRLYLDGVPLDNARVVGGNAMTDAEGLFVGDFTLDTDSQLEQLKVSKEGQSYVCPLNSSNVKMTQGIMQIREVNCETE, encoded by the coding sequence ATGAATAATAAAATAACTGCCAGCATTGTTATTCTTGGTGTCGGTTTTAGCTGTGCATTTACTCCGCTAATGGCGTCTTCGATTCCACTTCCTGCGGGTTTTGAAGATATTTTCAATGCCAAGCAAAGCGGTGTGCTTGATATTATTTATGCAGATTCATCCATTGGTTCTATTGGCGTAGAGTTCGATCAAAACGATGTTTTGTTGATGTCACCGCAGGTGATTGTTGATCAAATAACCGCCGTGGATATGCCCGCACTCAGCGTATCCGCAGCTGAGCTGCTCAAAAAGCTTTCAGTTCCGTTACGTCGGGTGAATAAGCAGGGTTTTTCGCAAGATGAAATTGTCGCAACGGTCAATGAATCAGATGCGTCTGTGCACCTGATATTTCCCGCCTCATTGTTTAAAGCAGGCGATAAAGCCTATGATAAGACCTATATTCCACACCGCAGTCTTGCCGGTTTTGTTCATAGCCATAATCTGAATTATCTCTCTGATACCTATGGCGATAGCCTAAGTTTATCTTCCAACGACACCTTAAACCTCACGGGGAACAGCTACGTGAAAGGTGCATGGAGTTATTCCAAAGAGATTGATTTTAATTTAGATGAATTGGCGCTGTATCTTGAACATGAAAATACCCGCTTTAAAGCTGGGCGTCAGCGGTTAAGCGATAATCTGGTGTCCAGTACGCCGTCGGTGACCTACAGTTTTTTTAATCCCGTCAGCTTCGACGGTATTTCGCTGGGGTACATGACGGATAACTACCTGAATCCCGGTGACGGTGCGGCCTCGCCGGTGACCGTTTATTTGCCACAGGCGGGTACGGTTGAGGTCTACCGCAATGGGCGTTTAATCGACCTACAGCAGTTTCCCGCCGGTTTGCAGCACTTAAAAACGGAAGGGTGGCCATCCGGCGGTTATGACGTTTTGCTGGTTTCTAAACTGGTGAACGGCAGCCGCGAAGAGAAGCTCCAGCCTTTTCTCAAACGTAATGGATCGTTTCGCTCGGGTGATTTGGAGTATGTGGTTCAGCTCGGGCGCTATGACGATCATCAGGGGCAGTTTTCGTCGAATCGCTATACCTGCCGTCGCTGTGATAAAGATGACACTGACCCTAATCAAAACGGCAGCCCGAGCCACTTTGCCGACATATCTCTGGGATATACCACCAATTCAGTGGTGTCTTTAGGCACTGGCTTTCTGCTCGATAATGAGGATGGCTATGCCAATGCCAGCCTAGATTTGCCTATTAATAGTTGGTTTGCCGAACGTCTTTACGCCGATGGTGTTATGGGGGGCGATGGCAGCACAGGCTATCAGGTTGGGTTGATGAAAAACCTGTATGCCTTAAGTATGAACTTGAGCTATCGCGATAACCGATTTAAAGGCGATGAGCAGGATTATCACCGTTATGGTTTGGTTCCCGCTTACGATTTTGAATATCTCCAATTCGGTGCTAACACGTTTCTCCCTTGGAATATCGGTCTAGGTGTTAACTTCGGCTTGAATACCCTCTATCAAGACTATGGGCGGCAAAATAAAACCGAATTTGAAAGCTGGGATGTGAATTTAAATCGCGACTTTACGCTGTCTGATTATCTTAACTTACGCGTCGATGTAGGTTATCACCGGGGTATGAATGAGCTGGTTAACCGTTACTCTCATAACAGCACTACGGAAGATAAGATTTTTGCTCAATTTACCTTAGGCATGCGCGAACGCAGCTATAACCATTACCAGTCGCTCTATTTACGCTCGCGGATGAGCGATGAGGGCGGCGACCAAAATATTTACAGCGCCGATTATTCACTTAATTTAGATAACCCAGAGTTTGACCGTGGGGGAAAATATGCAGTTAACGCCAGCGTCAATCATGGACCAAATAGTGAGAATAATAGCGGTGCAGGTATCGTTATGGATAACGATTATGGTTATACCTCGGTCGGCGTATCCAAATCATTTGGTAATAACAGCTATAGCCAACAATACCTTTCTCAACGTAGCGGATTCGCTATTGGTGACGGTGAGTTTGGATATGGCAAGGTCGACAATACCGCCGCGCTGATTGTTGATGCTAGCTCATTGCCTGAGGATCAATATTTTGAAGTGCGTAACCGCAGTAATGAACCGGTCGTGGTTGAGGGCGGTAAAAAAACGACGCTAACGATTCAGCCATACCAAAAAATATCACCAAAGGCGGAGCAGGTTTATACCACCGACACCAACGCATTTTATAACCTTTCGACCCAATCATCTTCAACCTGGGCCATGCCGGGGCAGGTTTATCACGTCAAAGTGAATGCCACGAAAAATCAGACGGTCACCGGGCGTTTATATCTCGACGGTGTGCCTTTAGACAATGCTCGCGTGGTGGGCGGTAATGCCATGACCGATGCCGAAGGTTTGTTTGTGGGTGACTTCACGTTAGATACCGATAGCCAGTTGGAGCAGTTGAAGGTGAGTAAAGAGGGGCAAAGCTACGTGTGCCCGCTAAATAGTTCAAACGTCAAAATGACTCAAGGCATTATGCAAATACGTGAGGTTAATTGTGAAACTGAGTAA
- the eutM gene encoding ethanolamine utilization microcompartment protein EutM, with protein sequence MEALGLIETKGLVALIEASDAMVKAARVKLVGVKQIGGGLVTAMVRGDVAACKAATDAGAAAAQCIGELVSVHVIPRPHGDLEEIFPIKMSGDNPLD encoded by the coding sequence ATGGAAGCATTAGGATTGATTGAAACCAAGGGTCTGGTCGCACTGATCGAAGCATCGGATGCCATGGTCAAGGCTGCTCGCGTTAAATTGGTAGGCGTGAAGCAAATTGGCGGCGGTTTAGTTACCGCGATGGTGCGTGGCGATGTGGCGGCGTGTAAAGCGGCCACAGATGCGGGCGCAGCCGCGGCGCAGTGTATCGGCGAGCTGGTTTCTGTGCACGTTATTCCACGCCCGCATGGCGATCTGGAAGAAATTTTCCCTATCAAAATGTCTGGCGACAACCCGCTGGATTAA
- the pta gene encoding phosphate acetyltransferase, with product MLIDRCRRLAQNQPRRVVFPDALDKRVLEAAHYLLHHGLAQPILLANPFALRHFALSHRFTLDGITVIDPHNADDWHREFCQRLTQRLGEKTPADCDEKMRQPLWFAAAMVTSGKADLCIAGNLSSTAAVLRAGLRVIGLQAGTQTLSSLFLMLSPQGDQTLGFADCSVVPQPTSAQLADIAISSAATYHAITGDEPRVAMLSFSTRGSAKHPAVASVQQATELVRQRAPALTVDGEIQFDAAFVPDVARQKAPDSVLEGHANVMVFPSLEAGNIGYKIAQRLGGYRALGPLIQGLNAPMHDLSRGCSAREIIELVLVAQTQCTSPIAPVTANKSVTQRQPEMAASASELM from the coding sequence ATGCTCATTGATCGCTGCCGCCGCCTAGCGCAGAACCAGCCACGGCGGGTGGTGTTCCCCGATGCGTTGGATAAGCGTGTGCTTGAGGCCGCGCACTATTTATTGCACCACGGTTTGGCTCAGCCCATTTTGCTCGCCAATCCTTTTGCCCTGCGCCATTTCGCGCTGAGTCACCGTTTTACGCTGGACGGCATAACGGTGATTGATCCGCACAATGCCGACGATTGGCACCGCGAATTTTGCCAGCGTCTAACGCAGCGTTTGGGTGAGAAAACGCCCGCTGACTGCGATGAGAAAATGCGTCAGCCGCTGTGGTTTGCTGCGGCGATGGTGACCAGCGGCAAAGCTGATTTATGTATTGCCGGAAATCTCTCATCAACGGCTGCGGTATTACGTGCAGGACTACGGGTTATCGGACTTCAAGCGGGAACCCAAACGCTGTCCTCGCTCTTTTTAATGCTGTCGCCGCAGGGCGATCAAACGCTGGGATTTGCCGATTGCAGCGTGGTTCCTCAGCCTACGTCGGCGCAGTTGGCGGATATTGCCATCAGCAGCGCGGCCACCTATCACGCGATTACGGGCGATGAGCCTCGCGTGGCGATGCTGTCATTTTCGACCCGCGGCAGCGCCAAACATCCGGCGGTGGCTTCAGTGCAACAGGCGACGGAACTGGTTCGTCAGCGCGCACCGGCCTTAACGGTGGACGGTGAAATTCAGTTTGATGCGGCGTTTGTACCGGACGTTGCACGGCAAAAAGCGCCAGATAGCGTATTAGAAGGGCATGCCAATGTGATGGTGTTCCCTTCGCTTGAGGCGGGAAATATCGGCTACAAAATTGCCCAGCGTTTGGGCGGATATCGTGCTTTAGGGCCGTTGATTCAAGGGCTTAATGCACCTATGCATGACTTGTCTCGCGGGTGTAGCGCACGTGAAATTATTGAACTGGTGCTGGTGGCGCAAACGCAGTGCACGTCGCCAATCGCGCCAGTCACAGCGAATAAATCTGTAACGCAGCGCCAACCAGAAATGGCGGCATCTGCAAGTGAGTTGATGTAG
- the eutS gene encoding ethanolamine utilization microcompartment protein EutS, whose amino-acid sequence MEKERIIQEFVPGKQVTLAHIIAHPGEDLAKKIGVPGAEAIGIMTLTPGETAMIAGDLATKAANVQIGFLDRFTGALVVYGSVGAVEESLQQTVTGLGNLLNYAVCSLTRS is encoded by the coding sequence ATGGAAAAGGAACGGATTATTCAAGAGTTTGTTCCCGGTAAACAGGTGACTCTGGCTCATATCATTGCGCACCCCGGTGAAGATTTAGCCAAAAAGATAGGCGTCCCCGGTGCAGAAGCCATCGGCATTATGACGCTAACGCCGGGCGAAACCGCGATGATTGCCGGTGATTTGGCAACCAAAGCGGCGAACGTGCAAATCGGTTTTCTCGACCGCTTTACCGGTGCGTTAGTGGTTTATGGCTCGGTCGGTGCAGTGGAGGAGTCACTACAACAAACGGTCACGGGGCTGGGCAATTTGCTCAACTATGCCGTGTGTTCGTTAACGCGGAGCTAA
- a CDS encoding AppA family phytase/histidine-type acid phosphatase translates to MTIYLFTHSPARLLKRMPLALIAASMLTTASYASETVPSGYQLEKVVILSRHGVRAPTKMTQTMRDVTPNTWPEWPVKLGYITPRGEHLVSLMGGFYRQKFQQLGILSKDRCPTANDVYVWADVDQRTRKTGEAFLAGLAPECHLSIHHQQDIKQVDSLFHPVKAGVCTMEKAQVQQAVEQQAGMPIAQLNQHYRPALALMSNVLNFPTSAYCQQHSAEQTCNFAEVMPSKLSIKDDGNKVALDGAVGLSSTLAEIFLLEHAQGMPNAAWGKIHSEQDWNTLLTLHNAQFDLMSRTPYIAKHNGTPLLQTIVSAINSQTSPRELPELSADNKILFLAGHDTNIANIAGMLGLSWTLPGQPDNTPPGGALVFERWSDKTGKKYVSAQMMYQTLAQLRNQTPLTLDEPAGSVALKIPGCDDQTAEGYCPLDTFTRLAKQNELAECQ, encoded by the coding sequence ATGACAATTTATCTGTTTACACACAGCCCAGCTCGGTTGCTAAAGCGCATGCCTCTGGCTCTGATCGCCGCCAGCATGCTAACCACGGCGAGCTACGCCAGTGAAACCGTGCCTTCAGGCTATCAGCTTGAAAAGGTGGTGATACTCAGCCGTCATGGCGTTCGAGCGCCGACCAAAATGACGCAAACCATGCGTGATGTTACGCCTAATACCTGGCCTGAATGGCCTGTTAAGCTGGGGTATATCACACCCAGAGGCGAACATTTAGTGAGCCTGATGGGGGGATTCTATCGACAGAAATTTCAGCAGTTGGGGATCCTGTCTAAAGATCGCTGCCCAACGGCAAATGATGTCTATGTTTGGGCAGACGTCGATCAGCGCACCCGGAAAACAGGCGAGGCGTTTTTAGCGGGTCTCGCACCTGAATGCCATCTAAGTATCCATCATCAGCAAGACATCAAGCAGGTCGATTCGCTATTTCATCCAGTGAAAGCCGGTGTCTGCACCATGGAAAAAGCGCAGGTACAGCAGGCCGTCGAGCAGCAGGCCGGTATGCCCATCGCTCAGTTAAACCAACACTACCGCCCTGCACTGGCGCTGATGAGCAACGTGCTTAACTTCCCAACGTCAGCGTATTGCCAGCAGCACAGCGCAGAACAAACCTGCAACTTTGCAGAGGTAATGCCAAGCAAGCTCTCAATCAAAGACGATGGCAATAAAGTGGCGCTCGACGGAGCCGTCGGTTTGTCGTCAACGCTGGCCGAGATTTTCCTACTTGAACATGCTCAGGGCATGCCAAATGCTGCGTGGGGAAAAATCCATTCGGAGCAAGACTGGAACACTTTACTAACGCTACACAATGCGCAATTTGATTTGATGTCACGCACGCCCTACATCGCCAAACATAATGGAACCCCGCTATTACAAACCATCGTTAGCGCCATCAACTCACAAACTAGCCCACGAGAATTGCCAGAGTTATCAGCGGATAACAAGATCCTGTTTCTTGCGGGACATGATACCAATATCGCCAATATTGCAGGCATGCTCGGCCTGTCGTGGACGCTACCCGGTCAGCCAGATAACACGCCTCCGGGTGGTGCCTTAGTTTTTGAACGTTGGTCCGATAAGACGGGAAAAAAATACGTGAGCGCACAGATGATGTATCAAACGCTGGCACAGCTGCGCAATCAAACCCCACTCACTCTGGATGAGCCTGCGGGCAGCGTTGCGTTAAAAATACCGGGGTGTGACGATCAAACCGCGGAGGGATATTGCCCGCTAGATACCTTCACGCGTTTGGCGAAACAAAACGAACTGGCGGAGTGTCAGTAG
- the eutP gene encoding EutP/PduV family microcompartment system protein, translating into MTRAIFVGAVGAGKTTLFNALQGDYSLARKTQAIEFNNEGDIDTPGEYFSHPRLYHALINTLVECELLIYVHAANDPECRIPTGLLDIYPRLQRVAVISKADLPDADVAGVKQMLAEAGFKPPMFVVNSHSSDSLDEFKAFLTAQYGQDKRVK; encoded by the coding sequence ATGACGCGCGCTATTTTTGTGGGCGCGGTCGGCGCCGGGAAAACAACCTTATTTAATGCGCTACAGGGTGATTACTCGCTGGCCAGAAAAACGCAGGCCATTGAGTTTAATAACGAGGGCGATATTGATACCCCCGGAGAATATTTTAGTCACCCACGTCTCTATCACGCATTAATCAATACGTTAGTTGAGTGCGAATTGCTGATTTATGTTCACGCGGCCAACGATCCTGAATGTCGTATTCCAACAGGATTACTCGATATTTATCCGCGTTTACAGCGTGTTGCTGTGATCAGCAAAGCCGATTTACCCGACGCAGATGTGGCAGGCGTAAAACAGATGCTGGCAGAGGCCGGATTCAAGCCTCCGATGTTCGTGGTGAACAGCCACTCGAGCGACAGCCTAGACGAATTTAAGGCATTTTTGACCGCCCAATACGGTCAGGACAAAAGGGTTAAGTGA
- the eutT gene encoding ethanolamine utilization cob(I)yrinic acid a,c-diamide adenosyltransferase EutT, producing MTTFITEDWLRANHTLSEGSEIRLPADSRMTPSARELIEGRRLLVKFQDEQGRLFVAASLDEDKALPELQPVHGLTSQDRAAAASCELCHQAVVDKPDTLTHLNAQVMVAKNDPRLAFRARLDASIATAVWLQSELSGMASAAHWLADIRSLLGNIMRADALDIPLAAQEIAGLTADEIHRLSHQPLKFLGHDHIVPDVNQGRDVALLNLLRASVRETEITAAKVFIGADYHVQKADLLQALNRLSSAVYVLMILCVRQNRHQGEWPSAEQLKQSIARGGAHAH from the coding sequence ATGACAACTTTTATCACTGAAGACTGGTTACGCGCCAATCATACCCTGAGCGAAGGGAGTGAGATTCGTTTGCCAGCAGATAGCCGCATGACGCCATCGGCACGTGAGCTGATAGAAGGGCGTCGTCTGTTGGTGAAATTTCAGGATGAGCAGGGACGGCTATTTGTTGCTGCGTCGCTGGATGAAGATAAAGCGCTGCCTGAGTTGCAGCCGGTGCATGGGCTGACCAGCCAAGATCGCGCTGCGGCGGCAAGCTGTGAGCTTTGCCATCAGGCCGTGGTGGATAAGCCCGATACGCTGACTCACCTTAATGCGCAGGTGATGGTCGCTAAAAACGATCCACGCTTGGCCTTTCGTGCCCGCTTGGATGCCAGCATCGCCACCGCCGTCTGGCTGCAAAGCGAACTGAGTGGGATGGCGTCGGCAGCACACTGGCTGGCTGATATCCGCTCGCTGCTAGGCAACATTATGCGGGCTGATGCCTTGGACATTCCGTTGGCGGCTCAGGAGATTGCAGGGCTGACGGCGGATGAGATCCATCGCTTATCGCATCAGCCGCTCAAATTCCTCGGACACGATCATATTGTTCCCGACGTGAATCAAGGACGCGACGTCGCGCTGCTGAATTTGCTGCGCGCTTCGGTGCGAGAAACAGAAATCACGGCGGCCAAGGTGTTTATCGGCGCGGATTATCATGTGCAGAAAGCCGATTTGCTACAGGCGCTTAATCGCTTATCCAGCGCCGTATATGTGCTGATGATTCTGTGCGTTCGGCAAAATAGGCACCAAGGCGAATGGCCAAGCGCAGAACAACTTAAACAATCGATCGCACGCGGAGGGGCTCATGCTCATTGA
- the eutN gene encoding ethanolamine utilization microcompartment protein EutN gives MKLAVVIGQIVCTVRHPGLEHDKLLLVETINRQGEPSGECSVATDSIGAGNGEWVLVVGGSSARRAQHSEASPVDLSVIGIVDEAVMESQVIFHK, from the coding sequence GTGAAACTGGCCGTCGTGATAGGACAGATCGTATGTACCGTGCGGCATCCCGGGCTTGAGCACGACAAGCTGTTGTTGGTTGAAACCATCAACCGACAGGGTGAACCAAGCGGGGAGTGTAGCGTCGCCACTGACAGTATTGGTGCAGGCAACGGTGAATGGGTGCTGGTGGTGGGGGGAAGTTCCGCCCGTCGCGCGCAGCACAGCGAGGCGTCACCGGTCGATCTCAGCGTCATTGGCATCGTAGATGAAGCCGTGATGGAGAGTCAGGTGATTTTCCATAAGTAA
- the eutQ gene encoding ethanolamine utilization acetate kinase EutQ, with product MKKLITANDIRTAQVQGQKSINIVLADYIVTPEARVVAEQLGVEIIEQLTATPSTPAPSANTAAPQAQESNSAAERQRIREHILAQLPEGSVTETLLAQLIEKVQQEQRAQKQPAAASDSAQPSFRSVTGKGGVKVVDGSSVTFGRFDGAKEHQVGLTDLITAQDGSSMAAGFMQWENGFFPWTLNYDEVDMILEGELHIRHQGETLVGKAGDVMFIPRGSSIEFGTTSHVRFLYVAWPANWQEC from the coding sequence ATGAAAAAACTGATCACGGCGAATGACATTCGCACCGCACAGGTTCAAGGCCAAAAGAGCATCAATATCGTTTTAGCCGACTACATCGTAACGCCAGAGGCGCGCGTGGTTGCCGAGCAGCTTGGGGTTGAAATCATCGAGCAATTAACGGCGACACCTTCCACGCCTGCACCTTCTGCAAACACCGCCGCGCCGCAAGCGCAAGAGAGTAACTCAGCCGCGGAGCGCCAGCGTATTCGTGAACACATCTTAGCCCAGTTGCCGGAAGGCAGCGTGACCGAAACATTGCTCGCGCAGCTTATCGAAAAAGTGCAGCAAGAGCAGCGTGCCCAGAAGCAGCCGGCGGCTGCATCAGATAGCGCCCAGCCAAGCTTTCGTTCAGTGACGGGTAAAGGCGGGGTCAAGGTCGTGGATGGATCTTCCGTAACCTTTGGCCGTTTTGACGGGGCGAAAGAGCATCAGGTCGGGCTGACCGACCTGATCACGGCTCAGGACGGCAGCAGTATGGCGGCAGGTTTCATGCAGTGGGAAAACGGTTTTTTCCCATGGACACTGAACTACGACGAAGTTGACATGATTTTAGAAGGCGAATTGCATATCCGCCACCAAGGCGAAACGCTGGTGGGTAAAGCGGGCGACGTGATGTTTATCCCGCGCGGTTCGAGCATCGAATTTGGTACCACCAGCCATGTGCGTTTTCTTTACGTCGCTTGGCCCGCTAATTGGCAGGAATGCTAA